The following proteins are co-located in the Oceanimonas sp. GK1 genome:
- the fhuB gene encoding Fe(3+)-hydroxamate ABC transporter permease FhuB, giving the protein MSRLLPLPLLLLAPLLALAHLQIEPTLTLSAQWALLWGNAPDSFERFLFLYTALPRVVMALLVGGALGLAGSLLQQVTQNHLVSPMTLGASSGAWLALVCAAIWAPALSATHGHWLALLGAALSSSLVLLIAGRHGIRGLPVVLAGMAVNLLLGALASGLVLLNDQYTRNLFIWGAGDLTQTDWHWVLWLLPRLLPLALLLIVLAPRPLTLLRLGEDAARGRGLGLWPVVLALLLAALWLGSVAITAVGLIGFIGLLTPNLARFFGARSARGELLLSFLLGGLLLLATDAIALGFSRYAADLVPSGAAAALIGAPALLWLVRKRLQAQDQSAITLPGERHAVSRAGWLGVGLLTLLLVGLSLTLAPTNTGWRWAWPNELLWSLRWPRLVTAACAGAGLAVAGVILQRLIRNPLASPDIMGMSAGATLALVLGVLLGGRSIHDGGSLLAFGGSMTVLLILLLLGRRHHYAPALMALVGISLAAFLDALLQFTLAKGNDDVFAILGWLAGSTYRADAGQAGWLSAGIGLAWLLALASRRSLTLVSIGDGIALGRGLALERTRVLLLVLVSVICALVTAVMGPVAFVGLLAPHMASLLGARQTGAQLALASLLGMALMLLSDWLGRVLLYPLQLPAGTLASIMGGSYFIFLLARKRTV; this is encoded by the coding sequence ATGAGCCGTCTCCTGCCCCTGCCCCTGCTCCTGCTGGCGCCCTTGCTGGCCCTGGCCCACCTGCAGATCGAGCCCACCCTGACACTTTCCGCCCAGTGGGCTCTGCTGTGGGGAAATGCGCCCGACAGCTTTGAGCGCTTTCTGTTTCTGTATACCGCCCTACCCCGGGTGGTGATGGCGCTGCTGGTGGGCGGCGCCCTGGGGCTGGCGGGCAGCCTGCTGCAGCAAGTCACCCAAAACCACCTGGTATCGCCCATGACCCTGGGAGCCTCGTCCGGCGCCTGGCTGGCGCTGGTGTGCGCCGCCATCTGGGCACCGGCGCTGTCGGCCACTCATGGCCACTGGCTAGCCCTGTTGGGCGCGGCCCTGTCTTCTTCCCTGGTACTGCTGATTGCCGGCCGCCACGGTATTCGCGGACTGCCGGTGGTGCTGGCGGGCATGGCGGTCAACCTGCTGCTCGGCGCCCTGGCCTCGGGACTGGTATTGCTCAACGATCAGTACACCCGCAATCTCTTTATCTGGGGCGCCGGCGATCTAACCCAAACCGACTGGCACTGGGTGCTCTGGCTGTTGCCCCGGCTGCTGCCGCTGGCACTGCTGCTGATCGTGCTGGCTCCCCGCCCGCTCACCCTGCTGCGCCTGGGTGAGGATGCCGCCCGTGGCCGCGGACTCGGCCTGTGGCCGGTTGTGTTGGCCTTGTTGCTGGCCGCGCTCTGGCTCGGCTCGGTGGCCATTACCGCGGTGGGACTGATCGGCTTTATCGGCCTGCTCACCCCCAACCTGGCCCGCTTTTTCGGTGCCCGCAGCGCCCGCGGCGAACTGCTGTTGTCATTCCTGCTGGGGGGCCTGCTGCTGCTGGCCACCGACGCCATCGCCCTGGGGTTCAGCCGCTACGCCGCCGACCTGGTGCCCAGCGGGGCCGCGGCCGCCCTGATCGGCGCGCCGGCCCTGCTGTGGCTGGTGCGCAAACGTCTGCAGGCCCAGGATCAGAGTGCCATCACCCTGCCCGGCGAACGCCATGCCGTGTCCCGCGCCGGCTGGCTCGGCGTGGGGCTGCTGACCCTGCTGCTGGTCGGGCTGAGCCTGACCCTGGCACCCACCAACACCGGCTGGCGCTGGGCCTGGCCCAACGAGCTGCTGTGGTCGTTGCGCTGGCCTCGGCTGGTCACCGCCGCCTGCGCCGGTGCCGGCCTGGCGGTGGCCGGCGTCATCCTGCAGCGACTGATCCGCAACCCCCTCGCCAGCCCCGACATCATGGGCATGTCGGCAGGTGCCACCCTGGCACTGGTGCTGGGCGTGCTGCTTGGTGGCCGCTCCATTCACGACGGCGGCTCCCTGCTTGCCTTTGGCGGCAGCATGACGGTGTTGCTCATCTTGCTGCTGCTGGGCCGTCGTCATCACTACGCGCCGGCACTGATGGCCCTGGTAGGCATCTCCCTGGCCGCCTTTCTCGATGCCCTGTTGCAGTTCACCCTGGCAAAAGGCAATGACGATGTGTTCGCCATTCTGGGCTGGCTGGCCGGCTCCACCTACCGGGCCGATGCCGGTCAGGCCGGCTGGCTGAGCGCCGGCATCGGCCTGGCATGGCTGCTGGCATTGGCCAGCCGGCGCAGCCTGACCCTGGTGTCCATCGGTGACGGCATTGCACTGGGACGAGGGCTGGCGCTGGAACGCACCCGGGTACTGTTGCTGGTGCTGGTGTCGGTGATCTGTGCCCTGGTCACGGCAGTCATGGGCCCGGTGGCCTTTGTCGGGCTGCTGGCTCCCCACATGGCGAGCCTGTTGGGTGCGCGCCAAACCGGTGCCCAACTGGCCCTGGCCTCGCTGCTGGGCATGGCGCTGATGCTGCTGTCGGACTGGCTGGGACGGGTGCTGCTCTACCCCCTGCAACTGCCCGCCGGCACCCTTGCCTCCATCATGGGCGGCAGCTACTTCATCTTTTTACTGGCACGCAAACGGACGGTGTAA
- a CDS encoding VWA domain-containing protein — protein MAPAHTAGLAPLSELPDSLFSLVVTHPLGSLLPRAKRVLTMLSELDKGRLPPPGDWLNSSTERRLRQLLVRANALEYCKDTPDVARAIVQDILLVLEQVELSWPATAGLLCQQGVTPERAERRARARHTRRAISKLAEQWQQRISLWQALDDVAEEFGIAPAIGTDKDSGHLRDRAWFDLIRLSRWVADIRQLQKLLKLMGQQRPDPEQSASLSQLQQMMSPRDKGPRERRLPGIPMETQGITRSDNLSRMLPLEAALLGHPSLHMLWHARRAEQSLLSYAVAGVMPIDAGNDWPLPRAGKGEGDGKGTQQGPLILCLDTSASMHGLAEQVSKAMVLEALRLAKQQQRGCLVYLFGGADELLVLDNQTLTLPELLDLLRGSFSGGTDAGTPLNAALARLQQQEWRQADILLVSDGEFEVSSELQAQVEHAKEALGVRLFGLQLGYATALHAMRKVCDPVHLFSDWRSLEQAARA, from the coding sequence ATGGCACCCGCCCACACCGCCGGCCTGGCCCCCCTGAGCGAGCTGCCCGACAGCCTGTTCAGCCTGGTGGTCACCCATCCGCTGGGCAGTCTGTTGCCCCGGGCCAAGCGGGTGCTGACCATGCTGAGCGAGCTCGACAAAGGCCGACTACCGCCGCCCGGCGACTGGCTGAATTCCAGCACCGAGCGGCGCCTTCGCCAGCTGCTGGTGCGCGCCAATGCCCTGGAATACTGCAAGGACACCCCGGACGTGGCCCGGGCCATCGTGCAGGACATATTGCTGGTGCTGGAGCAGGTGGAGCTGTCCTGGCCGGCCACCGCCGGCCTGCTGTGTCAGCAGGGCGTCACGCCCGAGCGGGCCGAGCGCCGTGCCCGGGCCCGCCATACCCGGCGGGCCATCAGCAAGCTGGCGGAGCAGTGGCAGCAGCGCATCAGCCTGTGGCAGGCGCTGGATGATGTGGCCGAGGAATTCGGTATCGCCCCGGCCATCGGCACCGACAAGGACAGCGGCCACCTGCGGGACAGGGCCTGGTTTGATCTGATCAGGCTGTCCCGCTGGGTGGCGGACATTCGCCAGTTGCAGAAACTGCTCAAACTCATGGGCCAGCAGCGCCCGGATCCGGAGCAAAGTGCCAGCTTAAGCCAGTTGCAGCAAATGATGAGCCCGCGCGACAAGGGCCCTCGGGAGCGGCGACTACCGGGCATTCCCATGGAAACCCAGGGCATTACCCGCTCCGATAACCTGTCGCGCATGCTGCCACTGGAAGCGGCCCTGCTGGGACACCCGTCATTGCACATGCTGTGGCACGCCCGCCGGGCCGAGCAAAGCCTGCTCAGCTACGCCGTGGCCGGGGTGATGCCCATTGACGCCGGCAACGACTGGCCTCTGCCCCGGGCCGGCAAGGGCGAAGGAGACGGCAAGGGCACCCAGCAGGGACCCCTTATCCTGTGCCTGGACACCTCTGCCTCCATGCACGGCCTGGCCGAGCAGGTGTCCAAGGCCATGGTGCTGGAAGCCCTGCGCCTGGCCAAACAACAGCAACGAGGCTGCCTGGTCTATCTGTTTGGCGGCGCCGACGAGCTGTTGGTACTCGACAATCAAACCCTGACCCTGCCCGAGCTGCTGGACCTGCTGCGCGGCTCCTTCAGTGGGGGTACCGATGCCGGCACCCCGCTCAACGCCGCCCTGGCCCGGCTGCAGCAGCAGGAATGGCGTCAGGCCGACATTCTGCTGGTAAGCGATGGCGAGTTCGAAGTCTCCAGCGAGCTGCAGGCCCAGGTAGAGCACGCCAAGGAGGCCCTGGGAGTACGCCTGTTCGGCCTGCAGCTGGGCTACGCCACCGCCCTGCACGCCATGCGCAAGGTCTGTGATCCGGTGCATCTGTTCAGCGACTGGCGCAGCCTGGAGCAAGCGGCCCGGGCTTAA
- a CDS encoding TonB-dependent siderophore receptor has protein sequence MIAALLATGTLAPAFAQQDPLVLDAVSVTAERESDVTEGSDSYTTRNSRTATKLNLSPRETPQTVSVTTRTKMDDFALNDINDVLENTNGVNVERVETDRTYFTARGFDITNFQVDGIGVPLTYGNVMGDLDTALFDKVEVLKGANGLMSGAGSPAATVNFVRKRPTEEFQASAKAGIGSWEYRRLDGDISGALNERVRARLVVAGQDKHSYLDRYEQQRGLAYGVLEVDLTDSTLLTLGHSYQQNNADSPLWGSLPLFYTDGSRTDYSRSDSSAADWAYWNNEDNRSFVELTQELGNGWTAKAAYSHLEIESDSELFYVYGTPERGTNTGVFSWPSQYDFSTRQDLVDLYASGPFQLAGREHELVAGTSWSMAKTRDHSWYGDTLGSPVPDLHGWDGSYPRPNFTSDGGGSDWTDKQQSAYVATRFSLTDDLSLLAGARLSNWDSHGTSYGKDKATRHDNVLVPYAGLVYDLTPNYSLYASYTEIFTPQVATDIDGNRLDPIEGSSMETGVKGEWLDGKLYANLALFRIEQSNLAEPIAGTTPTAYRAMDGVSSQGVELELAGELLPGWEASAGYSYVDIEDSEGNTTKTYTPRQSAKLATTYQLPMMEQLKLGANVKWQDDSYRDYGSGLVARQDAYALLGLMAKYEFTPRLDATLNIDNLTDEKYLTSFYWTSPQGYYGEPRNAKLSVNWKF, from the coding sequence ATGATAGCCGCCCTGCTCGCCACCGGCACCCTGGCTCCTGCCTTCGCCCAACAGGATCCCCTGGTACTGGATGCCGTCAGCGTTACCGCTGAGCGAGAAAGTGATGTCACCGAAGGCAGCGACAGTTACACCACCCGGAACAGTCGCACCGCCACCAAACTGAATCTGTCACCACGGGAAACTCCGCAGACGGTCTCGGTGACCACCCGTACCAAAATGGATGACTTCGCCCTCAACGATATCAATGACGTGCTGGAAAATACCAACGGCGTCAATGTTGAGCGGGTGGAAACCGATCGTACCTACTTCACCGCTCGTGGCTTTGACATTACCAACTTCCAGGTGGACGGCATCGGCGTGCCACTCACCTATGGCAATGTCATGGGCGACCTGGATACCGCCTTGTTCGACAAGGTGGAAGTACTCAAGGGGGCCAACGGCCTGATGAGTGGCGCCGGCAGCCCCGCGGCTACCGTCAACTTCGTGCGCAAGCGCCCCACCGAGGAATTCCAGGCCTCGGCCAAGGCCGGTATCGGCTCCTGGGAGTATCGCCGGCTGGATGGCGACATTTCCGGCGCGCTCAATGAGCGGGTACGCGCCCGTCTGGTGGTGGCCGGCCAGGACAAGCATTCCTATCTGGATCGCTACGAGCAGCAACGGGGCCTGGCCTACGGGGTACTGGAAGTGGATCTGACCGACAGCACTCTGCTCACCCTGGGCCACAGCTATCAGCAAAACAACGCCGACAGCCCACTGTGGGGCTCACTGCCGCTGTTTTATACCGACGGCAGCCGCACCGACTACAGCCGCTCCGACAGCAGTGCCGCCGATTGGGCCTACTGGAATAACGAGGACAACCGCAGCTTTGTGGAACTGACCCAGGAGCTGGGCAATGGCTGGACCGCCAAGGCGGCCTACTCCCATCTGGAAATCGAGTCCGACTCCGAGCTGTTCTACGTCTATGGTACTCCGGAACGCGGGACCAACACCGGTGTGTTCAGCTGGCCCAGCCAGTACGACTTCAGCACCCGCCAGGATCTGGTCGACCTCTATGCCAGCGGCCCCTTCCAGCTGGCCGGCCGGGAACACGAGCTGGTGGCCGGCACCAGTTGGTCCATGGCCAAAACTCGGGATCACTCCTGGTACGGTGATACCCTGGGCAGCCCGGTACCGGATCTGCATGGCTGGGACGGTAGCTATCCCAGACCCAACTTCACCAGCGACGGCGGCGGCAGCGACTGGACCGACAAACAGCAAAGCGCTTACGTTGCCACCCGCTTTAGCCTGACCGACGATCTGAGCCTGCTGGCCGGCGCCCGCCTGTCCAACTGGGACAGCCACGGCACCAGCTATGGCAAAGACAAGGCCACCCGTCACGACAATGTGCTGGTGCCCTATGCCGGCCTGGTGTACGACCTGACCCCGAACTACTCGCTCTATGCCAGCTACACCGAAATTTTCACCCCCCAGGTAGCCACGGATATCGACGGCAACCGCCTGGATCCCATCGAGGGCAGCAGCATGGAGACCGGCGTCAAGGGCGAATGGCTCGATGGCAAGCTCTACGCCAACCTGGCCCTGTTCCGGATCGAGCAGAGCAACCTGGCCGAGCCAATCGCAGGCACCACCCCGACCGCCTACCGTGCCATGGACGGTGTCTCCAGCCAGGGGGTGGAGCTGGAGCTGGCCGGCGAGCTGCTGCCGGGCTGGGAAGCCAGCGCCGGCTACAGCTACGTGGATATCGAAGACAGCGAAGGCAACACCACCAAAACCTATACCCCGCGTCAGAGCGCCAAGCTGGCCACCACCTATCAATTGCCCATGATGGAACAGCTGAAACTGGGTGCCAATGTCAAATGGCAGGACGACAGCTACCGGGATTACGGCAGCGGTCTGGTAGCCCGCCAGGATGCCTACGCCCTGCTCGGGCTGATGGCCAAGTACGAGTTTACCCCTCGGCTTGACGCCACCCTCAATATCGACAACCTGACCGACGAGAAGTATCTGACCAGCTTCTATTGGACTTCTCCCCAGGGCTACTACGGTGAACCCCGTAACGCCAAGCTGTCGGTGAACTGGAAGTTCTAA
- a CDS encoding AAA family ATPase: MDAKNRIAALIEHLQQGLLERETPVRLALLAALSGEHLLLLGPPGTAKSELSRRLHTLMADGSYFERLLTRFSVPEELFGPLSIKALEQDRYLRQTQGYLPDASIAFIDEIFKANSAILNSLLTLLNERQFDNGNQRLPVPLVSVIAASNELPEGAELNALYDRFLLRYQVAPVSDDAFTGLLTLNQGYQAPATELKLTGAELATLRKEAEQLPLAPALIRLLHSLRRFLAEQDIPVSDRRWRKVVKLLKVSACCNGQQEADLLDAWLLPHCLWQQPEQQGRLADWLHEHIAADPGFSPQLVSDMVDSWQERLDQDADPVLPSLNEQGYQLYLDEQGQPVTEAKGQRQKRNESGQLLYRQPRLPDAVFTEQEIRNLGGNRDQYQPLMESYQRPSALQPRAWPASHLASRLHQLDERIDELARYLEWLDTQQQGLGQRLRQHLWLSPELGERARSQLEEQQAELSRQHQRLQALRRAFAELPVED, from the coding sequence ATGGACGCAAAAAACCGCATCGCCGCATTAATCGAACACCTACAGCAGGGGCTGCTGGAGCGGGAAACCCCGGTCCGGCTGGCCCTGCTGGCAGCCCTTTCCGGCGAGCACCTGCTGCTGCTGGGCCCACCCGGCACCGCCAAGAGCGAGCTGTCGCGCCGGCTGCACACCCTGATGGCCGACGGCAGCTATTTTGAGCGGCTGCTCACCCGCTTTTCGGTGCCGGAAGAACTGTTCGGCCCGCTCTCCATCAAGGCGCTGGAGCAGGACCGTTACCTGCGCCAGACGCAAGGCTACCTGCCGGACGCCTCCATCGCCTTTATTGACGAAATCTTCAAGGCCAACAGCGCCATTCTCAACAGCCTGCTCACCCTGCTGAACGAGCGTCAGTTCGACAACGGCAACCAGCGCCTGCCGGTGCCGCTGGTGTCGGTGATTGCCGCCAGCAACGAGCTGCCGGAAGGGGCCGAGCTCAACGCCCTGTACGACCGTTTTCTGTTGCGTTATCAGGTGGCACCGGTCAGCGACGACGCCTTTACCGGCCTGCTCACCCTGAACCAGGGCTATCAGGCGCCGGCCACCGAGCTGAAACTGACCGGTGCCGAGCTGGCAACGCTGCGTAAAGAAGCCGAGCAACTGCCGCTGGCACCGGCACTCATTCGCCTGCTGCACAGCCTGCGCCGCTTTCTGGCCGAGCAGGACATTCCGGTCTCCGACCGGCGCTGGCGCAAGGTGGTCAAACTGCTCAAGGTGTCCGCCTGTTGCAACGGTCAGCAGGAAGCTGATCTGCTCGACGCCTGGCTGCTGCCCCACTGCCTGTGGCAACAACCGGAGCAACAGGGCCGCCTGGCCGACTGGCTGCACGAGCACATTGCCGCCGATCCGGGCTTCAGCCCGCAACTGGTGAGCGACATGGTAGACAGCTGGCAGGAGCGGCTGGATCAGGATGCCGATCCGGTGCTGCCATCCCTCAACGAACAGGGCTACCAGCTTTATCTCGACGAACAGGGCCAACCGGTCACCGAAGCCAAAGGCCAGCGGCAAAAGCGCAATGAAAGCGGCCAGCTACTCTATCGTCAGCCCCGGCTGCCGGATGCGGTATTTACCGAACAGGAAATTCGCAATCTGGGCGGCAACCGGGATCAGTACCAGCCACTGATGGAAAGCTACCAGCGTCCCAGCGCCCTGCAGCCCAGGGCCTGGCCCGCCAGCCACCTGGCTTCTCGCCTGCACCAGCTGGACGAGCGCATTGATGAGCTGGCCCGTTATCTCGAATGGCTCGACACCCAGCAACAGGGTCTGGGCCAGCGTCTGCGCCAGCACCTGTGGCTGAGCCCGGAGCTGGGCGAGCGCGCTCGCAGTCAGCTTGAAGAGCAGCAGGCCGAGCTGAGCCGCCAGCATCAGCGGCTGCAAGCCCTGCGCCGGGCCTTTGCCGAACTGCCGGTTGAAGACTGA
- a CDS encoding iron-siderophore ABC transporter substrate-binding protein encodes MLLLLGVAHAHAVDVTDSLGRHQFDRPPQRIITLNWAATEQVVELGVTPLAVADAAGYRQWVAQPALPDQVRDVGLRQEPNLENIAELNPDLIITGDQQGDLVARLQQIAPVLHFENFSRDHNNAEAARAGFLQLARALHREAEAVQRLAELDATFAQLRQRLHRHFGDHLPPVAVTRLMDSSHVRVYGDNSMPQYALERLGIAPALPQPASQWGQVQKKLTDLGALRQGALLYIEPFPGADQLFGTPLWRALPVVRAGQVAAVRPTWTYGGIMSLGYLAENLTDALLSIDPE; translated from the coding sequence ATGCTGCTCCTGCTCGGCGTCGCCCACGCCCACGCCGTTGATGTAACCGACAGCCTGGGCCGCCACCAGTTCGACCGGCCGCCGCAACGCATTATCACCCTCAACTGGGCCGCCACCGAGCAGGTGGTAGAGCTGGGGGTCACCCCGCTGGCGGTGGCCGATGCCGCCGGCTACCGCCAGTGGGTGGCTCAGCCGGCCCTGCCCGACCAGGTCAGGGATGTGGGCCTGCGCCAGGAGCCCAACCTGGAAAACATCGCCGAGCTCAACCCCGATCTCATCATCACCGGCGATCAGCAGGGGGATCTGGTAGCCCGCCTGCAACAGATTGCTCCCGTGCTGCATTTTGAAAACTTCAGCCGCGATCACAACAACGCCGAGGCCGCCCGGGCCGGCTTTCTGCAACTGGCCAGGGCACTGCACCGTGAAGCCGAAGCCGTGCAGCGCCTGGCCGAGCTGGATGCCACTTTCGCGCAGCTTCGCCAGCGCCTGCACCGGCATTTTGGTGACCACCTGCCCCCGGTGGCGGTGACGCGGTTGATGGACAGCAGCCATGTCCGCGTTTACGGCGACAACAGCATGCCGCAATACGCCCTGGAGCGCCTGGGCATTGCGCCTGCCCTGCCTCAGCCGGCCAGCCAGTGGGGTCAGGTACAGAAAAAGCTGACCGATCTCGGTGCCTTGCGCCAGGGGGCACTGCTCTATATCGAGCCCTTTCCCGGCGCCGACCAGTTGTTCGGTACGCCGCTGTGGCGGGCCCTGCCCGTGGTGCGAGCCGGCCAAGTGGCGGCGGTACGCCCCACCTGGACCTATGGCGGCATCATGTCGCTTGGCTACCTGGCCGAGAACCTGACCGACGCCCTGCTGAGCATCGACCCCGAATGA
- a CDS encoding nodulation protein NfeD codes for MYWRMLLLALLLSSPALAQERYWQIDIKGAIGPGISDYLVTELNQAQSEQPALVLLTMDTPGGLYSATRDIISAMLESSVPVVVYVSPGGARAASAGTYILYASHVAAMAPGTHLGAATPVQMMPTGTPAPGDTDQDEQQDNGPSSPGGGAMERKSLNDAIAYLRSLAQLRGRNVEWAEQAVRDAATLTATEALEQNVIDLVAGDIPELLQQLDGRRIPLHNGSVTLATAGLLAEPRQPDWRQQFIIIISNPNIAYLLMLVGVYGLLLEFYSPGFGVSGVIGAICLLLAMLSLQMLPFNTVGLGLLALGLALMVAEGLSPSFGILGGGGLVAFVLGSVLLFDTPDAAFRVAWPFIAAFTVFSLSLILVVVRLIVKQRRAAPVSGADAMVGEQGITLTALDPDGTVLVQGERWQAHSHTAVAAQRPVIVVAVRDLVLDVEPTKEDQA; via the coding sequence ATGTACTGGCGAATGCTGCTGCTGGCGCTGCTGCTGAGTTCACCGGCACTGGCTCAGGAGCGCTACTGGCAGATCGACATCAAGGGCGCCATCGGTCCCGGCATTTCCGATTACCTGGTCACCGAGCTCAATCAGGCCCAGAGCGAGCAACCCGCCCTGGTGCTGCTGACCATGGATACCCCCGGCGGCCTGTACAGTGCCACTCGCGATATTATCAGCGCCATGCTCGAGTCCAGCGTGCCGGTGGTGGTGTACGTGTCTCCCGGCGGGGCCCGGGCCGCCTCCGCCGGTACCTATATTCTCTACGCCAGCCACGTCGCCGCCATGGCCCCGGGCACCCACCTCGGCGCCGCCACCCCGGTGCAGATGATGCCCACCGGTACCCCGGCTCCCGGCGACACCGACCAGGACGAGCAGCAAGATAACGGCCCATCTTCGCCCGGCGGTGGTGCCATGGAGCGAAAATCCCTCAACGATGCCATTGCCTACCTGCGCAGCCTGGCCCAGCTTAGAGGCCGCAACGTGGAGTGGGCCGAGCAGGCGGTGCGGGACGCCGCCACCCTCACCGCTACCGAAGCGCTGGAGCAAAATGTCATCGATTTGGTGGCCGGGGATATTCCCGAGCTGCTGCAGCAGCTCGACGGTCGCCGCATCCCCCTTCACAACGGCAGCGTCACCCTGGCCACGGCGGGGCTGCTGGCCGAGCCGCGCCAGCCCGACTGGCGCCAGCAGTTCATCATTATCATCAGCAATCCCAATATCGCCTATCTACTGATGCTGGTGGGGGTATATGGTCTGCTGCTGGAGTTCTACAGCCCCGGCTTTGGGGTATCCGGCGTCATTGGCGCCATCTGCCTGCTGCTGGCCATGTTGTCGTTGCAGATGCTGCCGTTCAACACCGTGGGGCTGGGGCTGCTGGCCCTCGGGCTGGCACTGATGGTGGCGGAAGGACTGTCGCCCAGTTTCGGCATTCTCGGGGGCGGCGGCCTGGTAGCCTTTGTGCTGGGCTCGGTGCTGCTGTTCGACACCCCCGACGCGGCCTTTCGCGTGGCCTGGCCCTTTATCGCCGCCTTTACGGTGTTTTCCCTCAGCCTGATCCTGGTGGTGGTACGACTGATTGTGAAACAGCGCCGGGCGGCGCCGGTGTCGGGGGCCGACGCCATGGTGGGCGAGCAAGGCATCACCCTGACCGCGCTGGATCCCGACGGCACCGTGCTGGTGCAGGGGGAGCGCTGGCAGGCTCACAGTCACACCGCCGTGGCCGCGCAACGCCCCGTTATCGTGGTGGCGGTGCGGGATCTGGTACTGGATGTTGAACCAACCAAGGAGGATCAGGCATGA
- a CDS encoding (2Fe-2S)-binding protein, producing MSAQHLHQLYRLALADPDATELRAQLPTLARGQGTIALAQWLADPLAQIAPGPGKVPLSLAHKRLCGLLLLPLACQWLRDGRLPSLAPEHLSLDAEQGFTQGNKPGTASELIALVHFINRYFREHKLPPRIIASNSAVYLAAPWTRLGMALPEPARFEAPARQWMALFGDDIAGAIDWAHFHWPDRQLLLPHRKDCCLRYKVCNGELCGTCNRYSREQMAANLRQWLDNQITTG from the coding sequence ATGTCTGCCCAACATTTGCACCAGCTTTATCGCCTTGCCCTGGCGGATCCTGACGCCACCGAATTGCGTGCGCAACTGCCGACACTGGCCAGGGGACAGGGGACGATAGCATTGGCACAGTGGCTGGCAGATCCGCTGGCTCAGATCGCCCCCGGGCCGGGCAAGGTGCCGCTGTCCCTCGCGCACAAGCGCCTCTGTGGCCTGCTGTTGCTGCCTTTGGCCTGCCAGTGGCTGCGCGATGGCCGGCTGCCGTCATTGGCTCCCGAGCACCTGTCCCTCGACGCAGAGCAGGGATTTACACAGGGCAATAAGCCGGGTACCGCATCTGAACTGATCGCACTGGTGCACTTTATCAACCGGTATTTTCGCGAGCACAAATTGCCGCCCCGCATCATCGCCAGCAACAGTGCCGTTTACCTGGCCGCCCCCTGGACCCGGCTCGGCATGGCCCTGCCCGAGCCGGCCCGTTTCGAGGCTCCGGCACGGCAATGGATGGCGCTGTTTGGCGACGACATCGCCGGGGCCATCGACTGGGCCCACTTTCACTGGCCCGACCGGCAATTGTTGCTGCCGCACCGTAAAGACTGCTGCCTGCGCTACAAGGTATGCAATGGCGAGCTGTGCGGCACCTGCAATCGTTACAGCCGCGAGCAAATGGCCGCTAACCTGAGGCAATGGCTGGATAACCAGATCACCACCGGTTAA
- a CDS encoding GNAT family N-acetyltransferase, which yields MKIRTASKEDLAGVYRLEGNAFGDHGYPDFFLRQAWDLWPGSLLVAEEKSELLGYVLAGRGEAATEGWILSLAVAPAARGQGLGRQLLRAAVNALEGQGCRRIKLTVLPDNPALHLYQSLGFAEAGREEDYFGPGEPRLLMVKA from the coding sequence ATGAAGATCAGAACCGCAAGCAAGGAAGATCTGGCCGGGGTATACCGGCTGGAAGGCAACGCCTTTGGCGACCATGGTTATCCGGACTTTTTTCTGCGCCAGGCCTGGGATCTGTGGCCGGGATCCTTGCTGGTGGCCGAGGAGAAGAGCGAACTGCTGGGTTACGTACTGGCGGGCCGGGGGGAAGCCGCGACCGAGGGCTGGATATTGTCGCTGGCGGTAGCACCAGCAGCACGGGGGCAAGGGCTGGGCCGGCAGTTGCTGCGGGCGGCGGTGAACGCCCTTGAGGGGCAGGGCTGCCGGCGCATCAAGCTGACGGTCCTGCCCGACAACCCGGCGCTGCACCTTTACCAAAGTCTGGGTTTTGCCGAGGCCGGCCGGGAAGAGGACTATTTCGGCCCCGGTGAACCCCGGCTGCTGATGGTGAAAGCTTAA